One window of the Tissierella sp. genome contains the following:
- a CDS encoding sugar phosphate isomerase/epimerase: protein MERKILKTIRTVDSLDIEEIKELNMSIEIQDFTEPNLLVSELAIAIAVYKEKLKDFNDIRALHGPFLDLKPASPDKLIREISYNRYLNTINIAKELDIDYLIFHSQISPYLNQPSLRKLNNLQSKEFWRKILNEVPDFNGIILLENIFEETPLMLKELVETIDLPNIKINLDIGHAKLGKVSLEEWIKELKDYIFYIHVHSNDGLYDDHQSPTDEEIKNLYCLLDKYSLNPILSLEYQVDNLEKEIKRYL from the coding sequence ATGGAAAGAAAGATATTGAAAACCATAAGGACAGTAGATAGTCTAGATATAGAAGAAATAAAAGAGTTAAATATGAGTATTGAAATACAGGATTTTACTGAGCCAAATTTGCTTGTTTCAGAATTAGCTATAGCAATAGCTGTTTATAAAGAAAAGCTTAAGGATTTCAATGATATCAGAGCTCTACATGGTCCATTTTTAGATTTAAAGCCTGCAAGTCCAGATAAGTTAATTAGGGAAATAAGCTATAATAGGTATTTAAACACAATAAATATAGCTAAAGAGCTTGATATAGATTATCTAATATTTCATAGCCAAATAAGTCCATATTTGAATCAACCAAGTTTAAGAAAGCTAAATAATCTCCAAAGCAAAGAATTCTGGAGAAAGATATTAAATGAAGTCCCAGATTTTAATGGAATCATACTATTAGAAAATATATTTGAGGAAACACCTCTTATGTTAAAGGAATTAGTTGAAACAATAGATTTACCTAATATTAAGATTAACTTAGATATTGGTCACGCTAAATTAGGGAAAGTTTCTCTGGAAGAATGGATAAAGGAGCTTAAAGATTATATTTTTTATATACATGTCCATTCCAATGATGGATTGTATGATGACCATCAGAGTCCAACTGACGAGGAAATAAAGAATCTATATTGCTTACTAGATAAATACTCATTAAACCCCATATTATCATTGGAATATCAAGTAGACAATCTGGAGAAAGAAATAAAGAGATATTTATAG
- a CDS encoding cobyric acid synthase, protein MTNIMIQGTTSSAGKSLMCTGLCKIFKEDGYKVYPFKSQNMSSKYYTTKEGYKISTAQTLQAMAAGLEPDPNMNPILLIPRTDIGSMVVIKGEDQEHMEAIEYFKYKNTLKPMILDTYKKIEKENDIIVIEGAGSPAEINLKQNDIVNMGMAEMADAPVLLVADIDRGGVFASLYGTVMLLEEHERKRIKGLIINKFRGDKTLLDSGIKMIEEILNIPVIGTIPFTHLELVDEDSLVDYEKECNTKPQTEEQMERELSKWANVLREHMDMDFVYRIMGVK, encoded by the coding sequence ATGACAAATATTATGATACAAGGAACTACTTCTTCTGCAGGTAAGAGTCTTATGTGTACAGGGTTATGTAAGATATTTAAAGAAGATGGATATAAGGTATATCCCTTTAAATCTCAGAATATGTCATCAAAATACTATACTACTAAAGAAGGATATAAAATAAGTACAGCTCAAACCTTGCAAGCAATGGCAGCTGGACTAGAACCAGATCCAAATATGAATCCAATCTTACTTATACCAAGAACTGATATAGGATCAATGGTGGTTATAAAAGGTGAAGATCAGGAACACATGGAGGCTATAGAATATTTCAAGTATAAAAATACTCTTAAGCCAATGATTTTAGATACATATAAAAAGATAGAAAAGGAAAATGATATAATTGTTATTGAAGGAGCAGGTAGCCCAGCAGAAATTAACTTAAAGCAAAATGATATAGTCAATATGGGTATGGCTGAAATGGCAGATGCTCCAGTGCTTTTAGTAGCAGATATAGATAGAGGAGGAGTATTTGCTTCCCTTTATGGTACTGTGATGTTACTGGAAGAGCATGAAAGAAAGAGGATAAAGGGTCTTATAATCAATAAATTTAGAGGTGATAAGACTTTATTAGATTCGGGAATTAAAATGATTGAAGAAATATTAAATATACCAGTTATAGGCACTATACCTTTTACACATTTAGAATTAGTTGATGAGGATTCCTTAGTAGATTATGAGAAAGAGTGCAATACAAAACCACAGACAGAAGAGCAAATGGAAAGAGAATTAAGTAAATGGGCAAATGTTTTACGGGAGCATATGGATATGGATTTTGTTTATAGGATTATGGGAGTAAAATAA
- a CDS encoding lysoplasmalogenase family protein, whose protein sequence is MRSILTIIFILYVSFVYMEFNNIKITMPLESLKYIGILLCFLISLTIEGKGLNARDTRLLQIGMFFTVIADLFLVILDYYFLGVLAFCIVQLIYIKRYTEDRFSSIFKKSIISLMSIFIVYFIIRRFIVDLDIIFPLAIFYSICLFISIIKTIDAMEKNIYPYPNKLMIIGGMILFTLGDINVGLSYLGINYDLSTNLIWVFYFPSQILLSLSGYNYKNKF, encoded by the coding sequence ATGAGATCAATATTAACAATTATATTTATATTATATGTTTCCTTTGTTTATATGGAATTTAACAATATTAAAATAACAATGCCCTTAGAATCACTCAAATATATAGGTATATTACTTTGTTTTTTAATATCCTTGACTATAGAAGGAAAGGGGCTAAATGCAAGAGATACAAGGCTATTACAAATTGGTATGTTCTTTACTGTTATAGCAGATCTCTTCCTTGTAATATTAGATTATTATTTCTTAGGTGTATTAGCATTTTGTATAGTTCAATTAATTTACATTAAAAGATACACAGAAGACAGATTTTCTTCAATTTTCAAGAAATCAATTATTTCACTTATGTCTATTTTTATAGTTTATTTTATCATTAGAAGATTTATTGTTGATTTGGATATAATATTTCCATTGGCAATCTTTTACTCCATATGCTTATTTATTAGTATTATTAAAACTATAGATGCAATGGAAAAGAATATCTATCCATATCCAAATAAACTTATGATAATAGGTGGAATGATATTATTTACTTTGGGTGATATAAATGTTGGCCTATCTTATTTGGGAATAAACTACGATCTTTCAACTAATTTAATTTGGGTATTTTATTTTCCTTCACAAATACTCTTATCCTTAAGTGGATATAATTACAAAAATAAATTTTAA
- a CDS encoding superoxide dismutase — MKFLLPELKYSYEGLEPHIDKLTMETHHSKHHQAYVDNLNKALEEHEKYQEMEIEDILKSLDTLPEAIKNAVRNNGGGHYNHSLFWDTMSPNGGGNPEGELAKKIDEDLGGFEKFKEDFKKAALGQFGSGWAWLVLDNGKLSIVPTPNQDNPISQGKTPLIGIDVWEHAYYLKYKNKRADYIDSWWNLVDWKKIEEIYKSNK, encoded by the coding sequence ATGAAATTTTTATTGCCAGAATTAAAATATTCTTACGAAGGATTAGAACCACATATAGATAAACTTACAATGGAAACTCATCATTCAAAGCACCATCAGGCTTATGTTGATAACCTAAACAAGGCATTAGAAGAGCATGAAAAATATCAGGAAATGGAAATTGAAGATATACTAAAATCCCTAGATACTTTACCAGAAGCTATTAAAAATGCAGTAAGAAACAACGGTGGTGGGCATTATAACCATTCCTTATTCTGGGATACTATGTCACCAAATGGTGGCGGTAATCCAGAAGGCGAGTTGGCAAAGAAAATAGATGAGGATTTAGGTGGATTTGAGAAATTTAAAGAGGATTTCAAAAAAGCTGCATTAGGTCAATTTGGTAGTGGATGGGCATGGTTAGTGCTAGATAATGGAAAACTTTCAATAGTTCCTACTCCAAACCAAGATAATCCAATATCACAAGGAAAGACTCCACTTATTGGTATAGATGTATGGGAACATGCATACTATCTAAAATACAAAAATAAAAGAGCAGATTATATAGATTCTTGGTGGAATCTAGTTGATTGGAAGAAAATCGAAGAAATATACAAGAGTAATAAATAA